In Deltaproteobacteria bacterium, the following are encoded in one genomic region:
- the sppA gene encoding signal peptide peptidase SppA, protein MAVVANPAGLRFLRGRHVGLLLHVDDDAEATSAGAGYGGYASAGVQSRLVPPMGIGVGLEVLRPARAALLPDPGEPVRLSLGSALPIGDAAAFGATYHRFFDSGGPLDGVTTWDLGLAARMGPRFAAGFVVRDVGRPSVDGVPVQRRYEVEVATRPTGTDRVELALGGRFGETRLDIDGWLRGSVRVARGVWLRSELVAQRLNRVTATPGGEVDDGVYEARVTAGVELSFGRTGALGTGTFAGNLDGGDAHPLAASVYLRVSDEQRPPVLGERERIAKFEIGGALSERALTATVSALRDAARDDAVRAVFVHVDDVQVGWSGARTLRRALQRVREAGKPVLAYIVAGNTRDYYIASAADKVWVDPAGGIRLTGFAATVLYFKELLARVGAEAQFERIEEFKTAPEAFTRTGPSQPALAMRESLYDDLYATIAEDIARSRGIAPARVRELIDGGPYTAGQLADLPELVDGVVEPDKLGDAVRAALGRSLPFGPRPLRASDRWHHPTIAVIYVDGDIVSGRSRWIPLLGRRLAGSETLAAAIAGARADRDVSAIVVRVDSPGGDALASEVIAREVKKTRGVKPIVCSLGDVAASGGYFIAAGCDRIFAEPTTITGSIGIFVGKVDLSGLLSRLGITWHTYKRGRAADRDSYFRPYTDDERRAVKRQIRYYYGRFVDFVAGNRGLTPEQVDDVGRGRVWTGRQAVDVGLVDELGGIGDAIAHAKRAAGIPDGVPAQLRDLPDTPLGLLNRLLGAPALGRGDAGALAPGVREVLRALPASMWAESGRAHGRPQARLPFDIVWD, encoded by the coding sequence ATGGCCGTGGTCGCGAATCCGGCGGGGCTGCGGTTTCTGCGCGGGCGGCATGTTGGCTTGCTGCTCCACGTCGACGACGACGCGGAGGCCACATCGGCCGGCGCCGGCTACGGCGGCTACGCGAGCGCCGGAGTGCAGTCGCGCCTGGTGCCGCCGATGGGCATCGGCGTCGGGCTCGAGGTGCTGCGCCCTGCGCGCGCGGCGCTGCTGCCCGATCCGGGCGAGCCGGTCCGGCTCTCCTTGGGCTCCGCGCTGCCGATCGGCGACGCAGCCGCGTTCGGCGCCACCTACCACCGGTTCTTCGACAGCGGCGGGCCGCTCGACGGGGTGACTACTTGGGATCTCGGGCTCGCGGCGCGCATGGGGCCGCGGTTTGCCGCCGGGTTTGTCGTCCGCGACGTCGGGCGCCCGTCGGTCGACGGCGTGCCGGTACAGCGCCGCTACGAGGTCGAGGTCGCGACGCGGCCGACCGGGACGGACCGGGTCGAGCTGGCGCTCGGCGGGCGGTTCGGTGAGACGCGGCTGGACATCGACGGATGGCTGCGCGGATCGGTGCGCGTGGCGCGCGGCGTGTGGTTGCGGTCTGAACTCGTGGCGCAGCGCCTCAACCGCGTCACGGCCACGCCGGGCGGCGAGGTCGACGACGGCGTGTACGAGGCGCGCGTCACCGCCGGTGTCGAGCTGTCGTTCGGCCGCACGGGAGCGCTCGGCACGGGCACGTTCGCCGGCAACCTCGACGGAGGCGACGCCCACCCGCTCGCCGCCAGCGTGTACCTGCGGGTGAGCGACGAGCAGCGCCCGCCGGTGCTGGGCGAGCGCGAGCGGATCGCGAAATTCGAAATCGGCGGTGCGCTCAGCGAGCGCGCGCTCACGGCCACGGTGTCGGCGCTGCGCGACGCCGCGCGCGACGACGCGGTGCGCGCGGTATTCGTTCACGTCGACGACGTGCAGGTCGGCTGGTCCGGCGCGCGTACGCTGCGGCGCGCGCTGCAGCGCGTACGCGAGGCCGGCAAGCCCGTATTGGCTTACATCGTGGCCGGCAACACCCGCGACTACTACATCGCCAGCGCGGCCGACAAGGTGTGGGTCGACCCGGCGGGGGGCATTCGGCTCACCGGGTTTGCCGCGACCGTGTTGTACTTCAAGGAGCTGCTCGCGCGCGTCGGGGCCGAGGCGCAGTTCGAGCGGATCGAGGAGTTCAAGACCGCGCCGGAGGCGTTCACTCGCACCGGGCCGTCCCAGCCGGCGCTCGCGATGCGCGAGTCGCTGTACGACGACCTGTACGCGACGATCGCGGAAGACATCGCTCGCAGCCGCGGCATCGCGCCGGCTCGCGTGCGCGAACTGATCGACGGCGGCCCGTACACGGCGGGCCAACTCGCCGACCTGCCCGAGCTGGTCGACGGTGTCGTCGAGCCGGATAAGCTCGGCGATGCGGTGCGCGCGGCGCTCGGACGGTCGCTGCCCTTCGGCCCGCGGCCGCTGCGCGCGTCGGACCGATGGCACCACCCGACGATTGCAGTCATCTACGTAGACGGCGACATCGTGAGCGGCCGCAGCCGGTGGATTCCGCTGCTCGGCCGGCGGCTCGCCGGGTCCGAGACGCTCGCCGCGGCGATCGCGGGGGCCCGGGCCGATCGCGACGTGTCGGCGATCGTCGTGCGCGTCGACTCGCCGGGCGGCGACGCGCTGGCGTCGGAGGTCATCGCGCGCGAAGTCAAGAAGACGCGGGGAGTCAAACCGATCGTGTGCTCGCTCGGCGACGTCGCCGCGTCGGGAGGCTACTTCATCGCCGCGGGGTGCGACCGCATCTTCGCGGAGCCGACCACGATCACGGGGTCGATCGGTATCTTCGTCGGCAAGGTCGATCTGTCGGGTCTGCTGTCGCGCCTCGGAATCACCTGGCACACGTACAAGCGCGGCCGCGCGGCCGATCGCGACAGCTACTTCCGCCCGTACACGGACGACGAGCGGCGCGCGGTCAAACGGCAGATTCGCTACTATTACGGTCGGTTCGTGGACTTCGTCGCCGGCAATCGCGGGCTGACGCCGGAGCAGGTCGACGACGTCGGCCGCGGGCGCGTGTGGACCGGGCGGCAGGCGGTCGACGTCGGCCTGGTCGACGAACTCGGCGGAATCGGCGACGCGATCGCGCATGCCAAGCGGGCCGCCGGGATCCCCGACGGCGTTCCCGCGCAACTGCGGGATCTGCCGGACACGCCGCTCGGCTTGCTCAACCGGTTGCTCGGCGCACCGGCGCTGGGGCGCGGCGATGCCGGCGCGCTGGCGCCGGGAGTGCGCGAGGTGTTGCGCGCGCTGCCCGCGTCGATGTGGGCCGAATCCGGTCGCGCGCACGGTCGACCGCAGGCGCGCCTGCCCTTCGACATCGTGTGGGACTGA
- a CDS encoding RluA family pseudouridine synthase, protein MDVHLDDSGRPRIIERRFVVPEEFSGFRLDHFLKAQIPRLSRTRLQAIIRTGIERADGRPVKPNARVTAGEQIILRRPAQPEPPCPRDFGVLYDDPHVLVVDKPAGLPVHASAKFYFNTLTRLLSERYPDAQTQIAHRLDRETSGCLVVAKGKRAASKLKKAFQYKRVRKAYLAIVRGVPPWTEEHVIDAPLALVDPRTGKIAVRMEVRPDGLPSETRVRVVERRRDRALVRCVPVTGRQHQIRVHLAHAGYPIVGDKLYAHGDELFARYCDEGLTDELLAEIELPRQALHAAWIEFPHPATREPVAVSSPLPADLRAYLDAR, encoded by the coding sequence ATGGACGTCCACCTCGACGACAGCGGCAGGCCGCGCATCATCGAGCGCCGGTTCGTCGTCCCGGAGGAGTTTTCCGGATTCCGGCTGGACCACTTCCTCAAGGCGCAGATCCCGAGGCTGTCGCGCACCCGCCTGCAGGCCATCATTCGCACCGGCATCGAGCGCGCCGACGGCCGGCCGGTGAAGCCGAACGCGCGGGTCACGGCCGGCGAACAGATCATCCTGCGCCGGCCGGCGCAGCCCGAGCCGCCGTGTCCGCGCGACTTCGGCGTGCTGTACGACGACCCGCACGTGTTGGTCGTCGACAAACCCGCCGGACTGCCGGTGCACGCGTCGGCAAAGTTCTACTTCAACACGCTCACGCGCCTGCTGTCCGAGCGGTACCCCGACGCGCAAACGCAGATCGCGCATCGGCTCGACCGCGAAACCTCGGGCTGCCTGGTCGTCGCCAAGGGCAAACGCGCCGCGTCGAAGCTCAAGAAGGCGTTCCAGTACAAGCGCGTACGGAAGGCATACCTCGCGATCGTCCGCGGCGTGCCCCCGTGGACCGAAGAGCACGTGATCGACGCACCGCTCGCCCTGGTCGACCCGCGGACCGGTAAGATCGCCGTACGCATGGAGGTGCGACCGGACGGCCTGCCGTCGGAGACGCGGGTTCGCGTGGTCGAACGCCGTCGCGACCGCGCGCTCGTGCGCTGCGTGCCGGTCACCGGCCGGCAGCACCAGATCCGCGTGCACCTGGCCCACGCCGGGTACCCGATTGTCGGAGACAAGTTGTACGCGCACGGCGACGAGCTGTTCGCGCGCTACTGCGACGAGGGATTGACCGACGAGCTTCTGGCCGAGATCGAACTGCCGCGCCAGGCGCTGCACGCCGCGTGGATCGAGTTTCCCCACCCGGCGACGCGGGAGCCGGTGGCCGTATCGAGTCCGCTGCCGGCCGATCTGCGCGCGTACCTCGACGCGCGATGA
- a CDS encoding GAF domain-containing protein, whose protein sequence is MESPMGVASREEIDSLHDKLRGDLPASERAATELALGRLCARSGLHDEALHHFSAARRLFDSLGDRAGVGAADAAIGASCGAKGEPDRARIHLDRALAVADDLGDADLKARALNALAHIALRAGEYERAQELFTRARSHFEQHFDGAELATIHCGLARLAAARDQLEDARALARRAEEDARASGDSLAIGRALMCQAVVAWRTGDVKHAKRYFRRAMTAFQTDGYRRELAEAYLQFGLFMGDAGHQLGDGFNDPPAYWLAKAQELFRELGGLYDLERVREAFRQHGRRATDRVAEVEVLQLLQELKQHRMAVHRESQRLADLVGAAVETIAKRTGAPVSAVDETQTRIAAVEQTLSRSLDAMAMAEERFLGAVNAVVVERENIRTLLELTQSLARVDDYGRLPSEIAHMAAQLSNADRAFVALADPDTGDLAVHGVHNVADDEAATRLLDLSETARGGGAATLLFRADAAPGAPSGDAGRAGDGRSSDPPPTADAERQRRLRLGYAMVVPLRRGRDVYGIIYADKELSGGVFTERDLDLLSVFAGQAATALENGRIQEELRVQIRATATTLEAIRDGVVTFNAGGIVIAMNEEASRILGVRYDPKRPPRLTRMPELDFLRPSIVGGEEYDGRNVNLPTGDYLCSTRVIRDDRGDIAGVVATFTELKRATSVAQRIVGSTARYSFADIIGVSAALKRRLALAEAAARSDSSVLITGESGTGKELFAQAIHNAGPRAGGPFVGINCAAIPRDLLESELFGYETGAFTGARRGGRPGKFELAEGGTILLDEIGDMPLEMQAKLLRVLQEKVTQRLGGTREIPLNCRVIGTTNRDLSAEVARGLFRQDLYFRLRVIHIDLPPLRERPEDVEVLARHFLQIYAARLGKPVRDIAPHVMDALRSYPWPGNIRELEHVLEGEVNLAGDDQIALTEVPLVIEQARRDLQRLFPPAFAGAPPGNPPTGPAAFAPVPPALGGYPGPPLGGAEQPPRLKSMVESERELLIAALAQHRGNIPSVARTLGVSRGTVYNKMKKFNIDPSEFRS, encoded by the coding sequence ATGGAAAGTCCGATGGGCGTTGCCTCGAGGGAGGAGATCGACAGCCTGCACGACAAACTGCGCGGCGATCTCCCGGCCAGCGAACGCGCCGCCACCGAGCTGGCGCTCGGCCGGCTGTGCGCCCGCTCCGGTCTGCACGACGAAGCGCTGCACCACTTCTCGGCGGCGCGCCGGCTGTTCGACTCGCTCGGCGATCGCGCGGGCGTGGGAGCGGCCGATGCGGCGATCGGCGCGTCGTGCGGGGCCAAGGGCGAACCGGACCGCGCGCGCATCCACCTCGACCGTGCGCTCGCGGTGGCCGACGACCTCGGCGACGCCGACCTCAAGGCGCGCGCGCTCAACGCGCTCGCCCACATCGCCCTGCGCGCGGGCGAGTACGAGCGGGCGCAGGAGCTGTTTACGCGCGCCCGCAGCCACTTCGAACAGCACTTCGACGGCGCGGAACTCGCCACGATCCACTGCGGGCTCGCGCGTCTCGCCGCCGCGCGCGACCAACTCGAGGACGCTCGCGCGCTGGCGCGCCGCGCCGAGGAGGACGCGCGGGCCAGCGGCGATTCGCTCGCGATCGGCCGGGCACTGATGTGCCAGGCCGTCGTGGCGTGGCGCACCGGCGACGTCAAGCACGCCAAACGCTATTTCCGCCGCGCGATGACCGCATTCCAGACGGACGGCTACCGGCGCGAACTCGCCGAGGCGTACCTGCAATTCGGCCTGTTCATGGGCGACGCGGGCCACCAGCTCGGCGATGGGTTCAACGATCCGCCCGCCTACTGGCTCGCGAAGGCGCAGGAGTTGTTCCGCGAACTCGGCGGTCTCTATGACCTCGAACGCGTGCGCGAAGCGTTTCGCCAGCACGGCCGCCGTGCCACAGACCGCGTCGCAGAGGTCGAAGTGCTGCAGTTGCTGCAGGAACTCAAGCAGCACCGCATGGCCGTGCACCGCGAAAGCCAACGGCTCGCCGACCTGGTCGGCGCCGCGGTCGAGACGATCGCCAAACGCACGGGCGCGCCGGTGTCCGCCGTCGACGAGACGCAAACGCGCATCGCCGCGGTCGAGCAGACCTTGTCGCGCAGCCTCGACGCGATGGCGATGGCGGAGGAGCGGTTTCTCGGCGCCGTCAACGCGGTCGTCGTCGAGCGCGAGAACATCCGTACCCTGCTCGAGCTGACGCAATCGCTGGCGCGGGTCGACGACTACGGCCGACTCCCCAGCGAGATCGCACACATGGCGGCGCAGCTGTCGAACGCGGATCGCGCGTTCGTCGCCCTCGCCGATCCCGACACGGGCGACCTCGCGGTACACGGCGTCCACAACGTCGCCGACGACGAGGCCGCCACGCGGTTGCTCGACCTGTCCGAAACGGCCCGCGGAGGCGGCGCCGCGACGCTGCTGTTTCGCGCCGACGCGGCGCCGGGCGCGCCCTCCGGCGACGCGGGGCGCGCCGGCGACGGACGCAGCAGCGACCCGCCGCCGACGGCCGACGCCGAACGGCAGCGGCGGCTGCGTCTCGGCTACGCGATGGTCGTGCCGCTGCGCCGGGGCCGGGACGTCTACGGCATCATCTACGCGGACAAGGAGCTGTCGGGCGGAGTGTTCACCGAACGCGACCTGGACCTGCTGTCGGTGTTCGCCGGCCAAGCCGCCACCGCCCTCGAAAACGGCCGAATCCAGGAGGAGCTGCGCGTACAGATTCGCGCGACGGCCACCACGCTGGAGGCGATCCGCGACGGCGTCGTCACCTTCAACGCGGGCGGCATCGTCATCGCGATGAACGAGGAAGCCTCGCGCATCCTCGGAGTGCGGTACGACCCGAAGCGACCTCCCCGGCTCACTCGCATGCCGGAACTCGACTTCTTGCGACCGTCCATCGTCGGCGGCGAGGAGTACGACGGCCGCAACGTCAACCTGCCCACGGGCGACTACCTGTGCAGCACGCGCGTCATCCGCGACGACCGCGGCGACATCGCCGGCGTGGTCGCGACGTTCACGGAACTCAAGCGCGCCACGTCGGTCGCGCAGCGGATCGTCGGGTCGACCGCGCGCTACTCGTTCGCCGACATCATCGGCGTGTCCGCCGCGCTCAAACGGCGGCTCGCGCTCGCCGAGGCCGCGGCGCGGTCCGACTCGAGCGTGCTGATTACCGGCGAAAGCGGTACCGGCAAGGAGTTGTTCGCCCAGGCCATCCACAACGCCGGCCCGCGCGCCGGGGGGCCGTTCGTCGGCATCAACTGCGCCGCGATCCCCCGCGACCTGCTCGAAAGCGAGCTGTTCGGCTATGAAACCGGCGCGTTCACCGGCGCCCGGCGCGGCGGCCGCCCGGGCAAGTTCGAGCTGGCCGAGGGCGGCACCATCCTGCTCGACGAGATCGGCGACATGCCGCTCGAAATGCAGGCGAAGTTGCTGCGCGTGTTGCAGGAGAAGGTCACCCAGCGGCTCGGCGGCACCCGCGAGATCCCGCTCAACTGCCGCGTCATCGGCACGACCAACCGCGACCTGAGCGCCGAGGTGGCCCGCGGTCTGTTCCGGCAAGACCTGTATTTCCGCCTCCGCGTCATCCACATCGACCTGCCGCCGCTGCGCGAGCGGCCGGAGGACGTCGAGGTACTCGCACGACACTTTCTGCAGATCTACGCCGCGCGGCTCGGCAAGCCGGTTCGCGACATCGCGCCGCACGTGATGGACGCGCTGCGCAGCTACCCGTGGCCCGGCAACATCCGCGAACTCGAACACGTGCTCGAAGGCGAGGTGAACCTCGCGGGCGACGACCAGATCGCGCTCACCGAAGTGCCGCTCGTGATCGAGCAGGCGCGCCGCGATCTCCAGCGCCTGTTTCCGCCCGCGTTTGCCGGCGCGCCGCCGGGGAACCCGCCGACGGGGCCCGCCGCGTTCGCCCCGGTCCCGCCCGCCCTCGGCGGCTATCCGGGCCCTCCGCTCGGTGGCGCCGAGCAGCCGCCGCGCCTCAAGTCGATGGTCGAGTCCGAGCGCGAGCTGCTCATCGCCGCGCTCGCGCAGCACCGGGGCAACATCCCGTCGGTGGCGCGCACGCTCGGCGTATCCCGCGGGACGGTCTACAACAAGATGAAGAAGTTCAACATCGATCCATCGGAGTTCCGCTCGTAG
- a CDS encoding FHA domain-containing protein — protein MSPPQDAREKFPDFVPPTKISYLGDRSPTLHLRRCRLTLAGPDGPREFTFDKGEVTIGGMKDNDVVLPDETVSRYHCKIIQEETGYVLVDLHSTNGTFINKVRIREAFLRPGCTISCGQTQIKFNAVDEAVEIRPSRKDHCGDLIGANPKMRELYSIIEKIAPTNTTVVIEGETGTGKEVVAQSIHKLSSRAGGPLIVVDCGAVPPNLIESELFGHEKGSFTGATMTRQGLFEMADGGTLFLDELGELPLDLQPKLLRALEQREIRRVGSAKPIRVDVRIIAATNRSLEEEVRSGRFRQDLFYRLSVVRLKLPALRERADDIALLVNHFLSNHKYNLDADGNPRVRGLSRRAAEALRAYHWPGNVRELVNVVERAVSFCDGDTIDIGDLPEHVRDAATGGAAPARGRAATASDVDRVPVYPPRPPEELVSGDIKFKDAKERWVSSFERDYILSLLRRNNGNISHAAREADIDRKYFRKLMKKYGIDAGDAGSDD, from the coding sequence ATGTCCCCACCGCAGGATGCTCGCGAAAAGTTTCCCGACTTCGTGCCGCCGACGAAGATCTCCTACCTCGGCGACCGGTCTCCGACCCTGCACTTGCGACGGTGCCGGCTCACGCTGGCCGGCCCCGACGGACCGCGGGAGTTCACGTTCGACAAGGGCGAGGTGACGATCGGCGGGATGAAGGACAACGACGTCGTACTGCCCGACGAGACGGTGTCGCGCTACCACTGCAAGATCATCCAGGAAGAAACCGGCTACGTGCTCGTCGATCTGCACTCGACCAACGGCACGTTCATCAACAAGGTGCGCATTCGCGAGGCGTTTCTGCGCCCGGGGTGCACGATCTCGTGCGGTCAGACGCAGATCAAGTTCAACGCGGTCGACGAGGCGGTCGAGATCCGCCCCTCCCGCAAGGACCACTGCGGGGACCTCATTGGCGCGAACCCGAAAATGCGCGAGCTGTACTCGATCATCGAGAAGATCGCGCCGACCAACACGACCGTCGTCATCGAGGGGGAAACGGGCACAGGAAAGGAGGTCGTCGCCCAGTCGATCCACAAGCTGTCGTCGCGCGCCGGCGGGCCGCTGATCGTGGTCGATTGCGGCGCGGTGCCGCCGAACCTCATCGAGTCGGAGCTGTTCGGCCACGAGAAGGGCTCGTTCACTGGCGCGACGATGACGCGCCAGGGATTGTTCGAAATGGCCGACGGCGGCACGTTGTTTCTCGACGAGCTCGGCGAGTTGCCGCTCGACCTGCAGCCGAAGCTGTTGCGTGCGCTCGAACAGCGCGAGATCCGCCGGGTCGGCTCGGCCAAGCCGATCCGGGTGGACGTGCGGATCATCGCGGCGACGAATCGCAGCCTCGAGGAGGAGGTGCGCAGCGGCCGTTTCCGGCAAGACCTGTTCTATCGGCTATCGGTCGTGCGGTTGAAGCTGCCGGCGCTGCGCGAGCGCGCCGACGACATCGCGCTGCTCGTCAATCACTTTCTGTCGAACCACAAGTACAACCTCGACGCCGATGGCAACCCGCGCGTGCGCGGGCTCAGCCGCCGCGCCGCCGAGGCGCTGCGCGCCTACCACTGGCCGGGCAACGTGCGCGAGTTGGTCAACGTCGTCGAACGCGCGGTGTCGTTTTGCGACGGCGACACGATCGACATAGGCGATCTGCCCGAGCACGTGCGCGACGCGGCGACCGGTGGCGCCGCGCCCGCGCGGGGGCGGGCCGCGACCGCGAGCGACGTCGACCGCGTTCCGGTCTATCCGCCGCGGCCGCCGGAGGAACTGGTGTCCGGCGACATCAAGTTCAAGGACGCAAAGGAGCGGTGGGTGTCTTCGTTCGAGCGCGACTACATCCTGTCGCTGCTCCGGCGCAACAACGGCAATATTTCGCACGCGGCGCGCGAGGCGGACATCGACCGCAAGTACTTTCGCAAACTGATGAAGAAGTACGGCATCGACGCGGGGGATGCGGGCTCGGACGACTGA
- a CDS encoding response regulator, whose amino-acid sequence MGEPLRILVADDDAWILRMVTTVLEKRGYRVDTATDGREALDRATASPPDLVITDVMMPRMDGWELVRALRARPEFAFVPVIFLTALSSDDDRIRGFRLGADDYLPKPFRFEELDLRVANTLRRTQMIERAARERIQTVPAPPPPPAKPDGSGAFAIAGSLAQIGLSSLLTLLELERKSGVLTLRAAGGGDTARIWLRDGRVVQAEIDGRDAPRDEECIYHLLTWSDGSFDFDSQEVDRPDRVGQTTTHLLMEGARRLDEHARAM is encoded by the coding sequence ATGGGGGAGCCACTGCGCATCCTGGTCGCGGACGACGACGCGTGGATCCTGCGCATGGTCACGACGGTTCTCGAGAAGCGCGGGTACCGCGTCGACACCGCGACCGACGGCCGGGAGGCGCTCGACCGAGCGACCGCGTCGCCGCCCGATCTGGTCATCACCGACGTGATGATGCCCCGCATGGACGGTTGGGAGTTGGTCCGTGCGCTGCGCGCGCGCCCGGAGTTCGCGTTCGTCCCGGTCATTTTTCTCACCGCGCTGTCGTCCGACGACGACCGCATCCGCGGCTTCCGGCTCGGCGCGGACGACTACCTGCCCAAGCCGTTTCGGTTCGAAGAACTCGACCTGCGCGTGGCCAACACGTTGCGCCGCACCCAGATGATCGAGCGCGCCGCGCGCGAGCGCATCCAGACCGTGCCCGCGCCGCCGCCACCGCCGGCCAAACCCGACGGCTCCGGCGCGTTCGCGATCGCCGGAAGCCTCGCGCAGATCGGCCTGTCGTCGCTGCTCACCCTCCTCGAACTGGAGCGCAAGTCGGGCGTGCTGACGTTGCGCGCGGCCGGCGGCGGCGATACCGCTCGCATCTGGCTGCGCGACGGGCGAGTCGTCCAGGCCGAGATCGACGGCCGCGACGCACCGCGCGACGAGGAGTGCATCTACCACCTGCTCACCTGGTCGGACGGATCGTTCGACTTCGACAGCCAGGAGGTCGACCGGCCCGACCGCGTGGGCCAGACCACGACCCACTTGTTGATGGAGGGCGCGCGTCGCCTCGACGAGCACGCGCGCGCCATGTGA
- a CDS encoding acyl-CoA desaturase, which yields MYALRMFFVTAAYHRYFSHRAFKTSRWFQAVLAFMAETSSQKGILWWAAHHRDHHKYSDTPRDIHSPRQSGIWYAHVGWVLSDRTREYDRGRVPDLVRYPELVWLDRYWAVPVVAFAAAMFALGGWHGLVWGYGVSTVLLWHGTFTINSLSHVIGRRRYDTSDDSRNNAALALITLGEGWHNNHHHYQSSANQGFFWWEVDVTYYILRALAAAGIVWDLRKPPQRVLMGGRSRDASDADAASRAADAAAQDERAPARRAA from the coding sequence ATGTATGCGCTGCGCATGTTCTTCGTCACCGCCGCCTACCACCGCTACTTCTCGCACCGCGCGTTCAAGACGTCCCGCTGGTTTCAGGCGGTGCTCGCGTTCATGGCCGAGACCAGCAGCCAAAAGGGCATCCTGTGGTGGGCCGCCCACCATCGCGACCACCACAAGTATTCGGACACGCCGCGCGACATCCACTCGCCGCGGCAAAGCGGCATCTGGTACGCGCACGTGGGCTGGGTGCTGTCGGATCGCACGCGCGAATACGACCGCGGCCGGGTGCCGGACCTCGTGCGCTACCCCGAACTCGTCTGGCTCGATCGCTACTGGGCCGTGCCGGTGGTCGCGTTCGCCGCAGCGATGTTCGCGCTCGGCGGCTGGCACGGCCTGGTGTGGGGGTACGGCGTGTCGACCGTGCTGCTGTGGCACGGTACGTTCACGATCAACTCGCTTTCGCACGTCATCGGCCGGCGCCGCTACGACACGAGCGACGATTCGCGCAACAACGCGGCGCTCGCGCTGATCACCCTCGGCGAGGGGTGGCACAACAACCATCATCACTATCAGAGTTCGGCCAACCAGGGGTTCTTCTGGTGGGAGGTCGACGTCACGTACTACATTTTGAGGGCACTCGCGGCGGCCGGCATCGTGTGGGATCTGCGCAAGCCGCCGCAGCGCGTGTTGATGGGCGGCCGGTCGCGCGATGCATCCGACGCGGACGCGGCTTCGCGGGCGGCGGACGCGGCGGCGCAGGACGAGCGCGCGCCCGCTCGCCGGGCCGCATGA
- a CDS encoding phosphocholine cytidylyltransferase family protein, giving the protein MTRPRKAIVVAAGMGRRLRPYTDGIPKCLVPVAGRPILARQLDALRAHGVRDVVVVRGYLGDVLEARAAALGGGIRFVDNPDYRTNNILASLFCAEHEFDGPLLVSYSDIVFTADVVARAIASPADIALVIDRDFRAVYEGRTDHPLDEAEVAEVDLAGRVRRVGKRALPPDDAWGEFIGLVKLSAAGAARMRDAWRELAARYADRPDAPFMRAPAFRAAYLTDLLQHLIDTGVPIHPVEIRGQWREIDTVQDLERAAALWAGADAPR; this is encoded by the coding sequence GTGACGCGCCCGCGCAAGGCGATCGTCGTCGCCGCGGGAATGGGCCGCCGGCTGCGCCCGTACACGGACGGCATCCCCAAGTGCCTCGTGCCGGTCGCTGGCCGGCCGATCCTGGCGCGCCAACTCGACGCGCTGCGCGCCCACGGCGTGCGCGACGTCGTCGTCGTGCGCGGGTACCTCGGCGACGTGCTCGAGGCGCGCGCGGCCGCGCTCGGCGGCGGCATCCGGTTCGTCGACAACCCCGACTATCGCACCAACAACATCCTCGCGTCGCTGTTTTGCGCCGAACACGAGTTCGACGGGCCTCTGCTCGTCAGCTACAGCGACATCGTGTTCACCGCGGACGTGGTCGCGCGCGCGATCGCGTCGCCGGCCGACATCGCGCTGGTCATCGACCGCGACTTCCGCGCCGTCTACGAGGGACGCACCGACCATCCGCTGGACGAGGCCGAGGTCGCCGAGGTCGACCTGGCCGGTCGCGTGCGCCGCGTGGGCAAACGCGCGCTGCCCCCGGACGACGCGTGGGGCGAGTTCATCGGGCTGGTCAAGCTGTCGGCGGCCGGCGCCGCGCGGATGCGCGACGCGTGGCGCGAACTGGCGGCGCGCTACGCCGACCGGCCAGACGCGCCGTTCATGCGCGCGCCGGCGTTTCGCGCCGCCTACCTCACCGACCTGCTTCAGCACCTCATCGACACCGGCGTCCCGATTCACCCGGTCGAAATCCGCGGCCAGTGGCGCGAGATCGACACGGTGCAGGACCTCGAACGGGCCGCCGCGCTGTGGGCCGGCGCCGACGCGCCGCGCTGA